The segment CGAGGGCAACGGATAGGTGACCGGCACCTCACCGTGCTTGCGCTTGATGAACTCGTCCACCATGCCCGAGCCGAGCGGTCCGGGACGATACAGGGCGAGCATGGCGATGACATCATCAAAACAGGACGGACGAAGCATGCGCAGGTACTTGCGCATACCGTCGGATTCCACCTGGAAGATACCGTCGGTATCACCCCGGGAATACAAATCGTACGTCGCAACATCATCCAGAGCCAGGGTATCCAGATCCGGGACATCCTTGCCCTGTTCGGCAATGATATCCAGGCTATCCTGGATCACGGTCATGGTCCGCAGGCCCAGGAAGTCGAACTTGACCAGCCCGACCTTCTCCACCAGTTTCATGTCAAACTGGGTAACGACTTCGCCCTTTTTCCCGCGATACAGTGGCAGATACTCGTTCATGGGGCCGTCGGAAATGACCACGCCAGCCGCATGGGTCGAGGCATGGCGGTGCATGCCTTCCAGACGACGTGAAACGTCGATGAGCTTGGCCACCCGCGAATCGTCACGCATCATCTGATGCAGCTCGGGCTCCATCTCCAGAGCCTTGGAGATGGTCATCTTCATTTCGTCGGGAATCAGTTTGGCAATCTTGTCAGTCTCGGCAAAGGTCAGACCCAAAGCACGCCCCACGTCGCGCACCACGGCCTTGGCCTTCATGGTGCCGAAGGTGGTGATCTGGGCAACGGAATCCTCACCGTACTTCTCGGCGGTATACCGAATGACTTCTGTGCGGCGACGCTCGCAGAAGTCAACGTCGATATCCGGCATGGAGACGCGTTCGGGGTTCAGGAACCGCTCGAACAGCAGGTTATACGGCAGGGGATCAAGGTTGGTGATCTTCAGGGCATAGGCGACCAACGATCCCGCAGCAGAGCCACGCCCCGGGCCCACGGGAATTCTGTTGTCCTTGGCCCAGTTGATGAAGTCCTGCACGATGAGGAAGTAACCGGGGAAGCCCATCTCCAGGATGACCTTGAGCTCCAGCTCCAGACGATCCCAATAGACCTTCTCGTCCACCTCGTAAGGGATGTTTTCCAGGCGTTCCTTCAGGCCCTCACGAGCCAGGTCACACATCTCGTCGCCCAGGGTCTTGCCTTCGTCCACTTCGTAGACCGGGAAGAAATATTTGCCCATGGGGATTTCGACATTGCACTGCTCGGCAATGCGTACGGTGTTCTCGATGGCCTGCGGGCAATCGGAAAACTCGTGGGCCATTTCGTCAGGCGAGCGGTAGTACAGCTCCTTGGTGTCCAGGCGCATGCGCTTTTCGTCGTCCACGCAGGCGTTGGTCTGCACACAGAGCAGAATATCATGGGCTTCGGCATCCTGCGCGGTCAGATAGTGGCAGTCATTGGTGCCGACCAGAGGCAGATTGGTGGCCTCAGCCAGCTCCAAAAGCTGCTGGTTGGCGCGAATCTGGTCGGCAATGCCGTTGGCCTGCAACTCGATGTAAAACCGGCCCGGAAAGATGGACTCGTACTCGCGGGCAGTCTTGATGCCCGCATCCATGCCCTTGTCCAACAGATCACGTACAACCTGTCCCTGCAAACAGGCAGACAAACCAATGATGCCATCGCTGTATTTACGCAGCACATCCAGAGACACTCTGGGTTTATAGTAGAAACCGTTCAGATAGCCTTCAGTAACGATCTTGGTCAGGTTCTTGTAGCCGAGCAGGTTCTGGGCCAGCAGCACCAGATGATAGCGTCGCCTGGCGTCCTGGCCCTCCTTGATATTGTGATCGCCCAGAGAGACGTAGACCTCTGAGCCGATGATGGGCTTGATCCCGTATTTCTTGGCGGTCAGCCAGAACTTGGCGGCTCCGTACATATTGCCGTGGTCGGTGATGCACGCCGCGGGCATTCCAAAGTCCTTGGCCGTGGAGCACAGGTCATCGAGACGGATGGCTCCGTCCAGCAGGCTGTATTCTGTATGGCAATGTAAATGAACAAAATCAGGCATCTGTCTTGGGGATCCTCCTAGAGTTCGCAGGCCGGTTTCGGCCTCCCACTGGGAGTAGCAGAAAAAGCCCAGCGGGCCAATGCGAGGTTAAGACAGAGAGAAGAAAAAAGAAGCAAAATAAGCATTATTTCAGATAATTAGATCAACACAATTCATTTACACTGAAAGCTGTCCCCCAGCACGGAACGCATCAGTCGGGCATAGGTCCCATCCTGTTTCATAGTGCGAAGGGCAACAGCCAAACGGGGAGCAAGAGATGCGTATCTGCGATGGACATAAAGATACATGGGGCGGAGAGCCAATGGAGGTGAGGCCTCTCGGACCCCCTGAATCCCCATTTGCCTGATGATTCCATTTCCGGTGTAGCGTTCATGCAGAGCGACTTCCGCATGCGCATGATCAAGCATTCTGAACAATTGTTCCGGGCTGGACACCCACGTTGTCTTGGCCGCTGTGGGAACTTTTTCTTCATAGATTTTCCAACCACGAATCGCAGCCACAGACCGCCCTCTCAGGTCATCCCAAAAGAGCTGATCCAAGGACGCACCCTTGGTGAAACCAACAAAATAATATTCGATAATGGGTTCGGAAACCATGACCAGGTTCGTATAGGTCAACTCCATGCCGGCCGTTCGCGGGACTTCGACATCGCTTTCCCCACGATTGACCATGACCAGAGCACGAGCAGGAGGGAGCCGCAGCAATTGCAGTTCATGCCCCACACGCGAAAACAACTCGGCCAGCACCAGGTCCAAAGCGCCATCTTCGGCAACCGT is part of the Desulfovibrio ferrophilus genome and harbors:
- the dnaE gene encoding DNA polymerase III subunit alpha, encoding MPDFVHLHCHTEYSLLDGAIRLDDLCSTAKDFGMPAACITDHGNMYGAAKFWLTAKKYGIKPIIGSEVYVSLGDHNIKEGQDARRRYHLVLLAQNLLGYKNLTKIVTEGYLNGFYYKPRVSLDVLRKYSDGIIGLSACLQGQVVRDLLDKGMDAGIKTAREYESIFPGRFYIELQANGIADQIRANQQLLELAEATNLPLVGTNDCHYLTAQDAEAHDILLCVQTNACVDDEKRMRLDTKELYYRSPDEMAHEFSDCPQAIENTVRIAEQCNVEIPMGKYFFPVYEVDEGKTLGDEMCDLAREGLKERLENIPYEVDEKVYWDRLELELKVILEMGFPGYFLIVQDFINWAKDNRIPVGPGRGSAAGSLVAYALKITNLDPLPYNLLFERFLNPERVSMPDIDVDFCERRRTEVIRYTAEKYGEDSVAQITTFGTMKAKAVVRDVGRALGLTFAETDKIAKLIPDEMKMTISKALEMEPELHQMMRDDSRVAKLIDVSRRLEGMHRHASTHAAGVVISDGPMNEYLPLYRGKKGEVVTQFDMKLVEKVGLVKFDFLGLRTMTVIQDSLDIIAEQGKDVPDLDTLALDDVATYDLYSRGDTDGIFQVESDGMRKYLRMLRPSCFDDVIAMLALYRPGPLGSGMVDEFIKRKHGEVPVTYPLPSLEPVLRDTYGVIVYQEQVMKIAQVVARYTLGGADLLRRAMGKKNAEAMAEQREIFYKGAAENDVTKEKAKEIFDLMEMFAAYGFNKSHSAAYALISYHTAYLKTHFPTEFMAAMITSEVSNTDKLLKYINACRDMEIEVLIPDINRSMRHFTVPEEGQIIFGLAGVKNVGDEAIREIVDARQKDGPFKSMLDLCERVALRKVTKRVLENLIKAGAMDSLGVPRALLADGLDKVVALAQKRAKEKDSGQMSLMGMVGMEMPSLPGLGLNMEGPVTEEWSDDEKLRVEKEVLGFFLSSHPLLTYRHELRRMNLINLQDAADYPNEAEIRTAVIVTGRKEIITKKGDKMAFLEIEDLVGNGELTVFPRAWPEVKEILEQDEPLLLVAKVSDRDGGLPQEEGMPKRAKLILEEVKILADALSANTLPVNLNLSAKSLGNGGMDRLKDVLAGFPGKTEVHLWLTVDGFACKLALGPQYKVTACRDFWKKIETLQ
- a CDS encoding substrate-binding periplasmic protein, whose product is MLRHFLAALLVLTALSSAYAVPLTLKVNTSIKPPLSTVAEDGALDLVLAELFSRVGHELQLLRLPPARALVMVNRGESDVEVPRTAGMELTYTNLVMVSEPIIEYYFVGFTKGASLDQLFWDDLRGRSVAAIRGWKIYEEKVPTAAKTTWVSSPEQLFRMLDHAHAEVALHERYTGNGIIRQMGIQGVREASPPLALRPMYLYVHRRYASLAPRLAVALRTMKQDGTYARLMRSVLGDSFQCK